Proteins from a single region of Nerophis ophidion isolate RoL-2023_Sa linkage group LG08, RoL_Noph_v1.0, whole genome shotgun sequence:
- the adprm gene encoding manganese-dependent ADP-ribose/CDP-alcohol diphosphatase, with product MDDCCEREPLFTFGVIADIQHADIDDAFNFTQTRKRFYRNSLRLLKEAREAWCQSAARPNFILQLGDIIDGANKRHGASSVALDRVLEEFSLGSMEVHHVWGNHELYNFSRSELLCSRLNSSVLADGHCDGRRAGGDINAYSFTPFPGFTFVVLDAFDVSLLGVEEDSLRYCRALSLIKQHNSNEDLNCPPVQLDDLKQRFTKYNGGFSETQLDWLNDVLSSADKKQEKVSLISHLPVHPRSTVPSCLAWNFDELLSIIQCHSSVVCFIAGHDHDGGYYWDKSIGVHHLTLEAIIETPPGSNAFGTISVYEDQMVLKGNGRIPDIDLVFP from the exons ATGGACGACTGTTGTGAGCGAGAGCCGCTGTTTACGTTCGGCGTGATAGCTGACATCCAGCACGCTGACATCGATGACGCCTTCAACTTCACGCAGACTAGAAAGCGCTTTTACCGGAACAGTCTCCGGCTGCTCAAAGAAGCCCGGGAGGCTTGGTGTCAGTCAGCCGCCAGGCCGAACTTCATCCTCCAGCTGGGGGACATCATCGACGGCGCTAACAAGCGTCACGGCGCCTCGAGTGTCGCACTCGACCGGGTCCTGGAAGAGTTCAGCCTGGGCTCCATGGAGGTGCACCATGTGTGGGGCAACCATGAGCTCTATAACTTTTCCAGAAGCGAGCTGTTGTGTTCTCGGCTAAACAGCTCGGTGCTTGCCGACGGTCACTGCGATGGAAGGCGGGCCGGTGGGGACATCAATGCTTACAGCTTCACTCCCTTCCCCGGCTTCACCTTCGTTGTGCTGGACGCTTTCGATGTCAGCTTGCTGGGCGTAGAGGAGGACAGTCTGCGGTACTGCCGTGCTTTGTCGTTGATAAAACAACACAACAGCAACGAGGACCTCAACTGCCCCCCAG TGCAATTGGACGACTTGAAGCAGAGGTTCACAAAGTACAATGGCGGCTTCAGTGAGACCCAGCTGGACTGGCTCAATGATGTTCTGTCCTCAGCTGACAAGAAACAGGAGAAAGTCTCACTTATCA GTCACCTCCCAGTCCACCCAAGGTCCACAGTCCCTTCCTGCTTGGCCTGGAACTTTGACGAGCTCCTGTCCATCATCCAGTGCCACAGCAGCGTGGTGTGTTTCATTGCAGGGCACGATCACGATGGTGGATATTACTGGGATAAAAGCATCGGAGTGCACCACCTGACGTTGGAGGCAATTATCGAGACTCCACCTGGCAGCAATGCCTTTGGCACCATCTCGGTGTACGAAGACCAGATGGTCTTGAAAGGGAACGGGAGGATCCCAGATATAGACCTTGTATTTCCCTGA